From a single Anomaloglossus baeobatrachus isolate aAnoBae1 chromosome 4, aAnoBae1.hap1, whole genome shotgun sequence genomic region:
- the CALR gene encoding calreticulin: MARIALLVLPLLAALCAADPAIHFTEEFTDGDGWKQRWVESKHKSDYGQFKISAGKFYGDAEEDKGLQTTQDARFYAQSARFNSFSNKGKTLVVQFTVKHEQNIDCGGGYVKVFPSTLDQADMHGESEYNIMFGPDICGPPTKKVHVIFNYKGKNLQINKDIRCKDDVHTHLYTLVVRPDNTYEVKIDNSKVESGNLEDDWDFLPPKKIKDPEAKKPDDWDERPKIDDPEDSKPEDWDKPEHIPDPDAVKPEDWDEEMDGEWEPPVIQNPEYKGEWKPRQIDNPDFKGKWVHPEIDNPEYTPDPNLYSYDDISVIGFDLWQVKSGTIFDNILITDDEKHAEDYAAKTWGVRKDAEKKMKEQQDEEERKKQEEEDKKRKEEEPQEEEPEEDDEDDDEEEGKEEEKEEDEEEEETPQKDEL, encoded by the exons ATGGCCCGCATCGCTCTCCTCGTCCTTCCGTTGCTGGCGGCTCTGTGTGCTGCTGACCCCGCCATCCACTTTACCGAAGAGTTCACTGATGGAG ATGGCTGGAAACAACGCTGGGTAGAGTCGAAGCACAAGTCAGACTACGGCCAGTTCAAGATTAGTGCCGGCAAGTTCTACGGAGACGCGGAAGAGGACAAAG GTCTGCAGACCACCCAGGACGCCCGCTTCTATGCCCAGTCTGCCCGATTCAACTCCTTCTCCAATAAGGGTAAAACATTGGTCGTCCAGTTTACCGTGAAGCACGAGCAGAACATTGACTGCGGAGGTGGCTACGTCAAGGTCTTCCCCAGCACGTTGGACCAGGCGGACATGCACGGAGAGTCCGAGTACAACATAATGTTTG GTCCTGATATTTGCGGTCCTCCCACCAAGAAAGTGCACGTCATCTTCAACTACAAGGGAAAGAACCTGCAGATCAACAAGGACATCCGCTGTAAG GACGATGTTCACACCCATCTGTACACACTGGTCGTGCGGCCAGATAACACCTACGAGGTGAAGATTGACAACAGCAAGGTGGAATCTGGCAACTTAGAAGATGACTGGGACTTCCTTCCCCCCAAGAAGATAAAGGACCCTGAAGCAAAGAAGCCCGATGACTGGGACGAGCGCCCAAAGATCGATGACCCAGAGGACAGTAAACCAGAG GACTGGGACAAGCCCGAGCACATCCCCGACCCAGATGCAGTGAAACCCGAAGATTGGGACGAGGAGATGGATGGAGAATGGGAGCCCCCCGTGATCCAGAACCCAGAGTACAAG GGAGAGTGGAAACCCCGTCAGATCGACAACCCTGACTTTAAGGGAAAGTGGGTCCACCCCGAGATCGACAACCCAGAATACACCCCAGACCCCAACCTGTATTCCTACGATGACATAAGTGTGATCGGCTTTGATCTGTGGCAG GTGAAATCTGGAACCATTTTTGACAACATCTTGATCACAGATGATGAGAAACACGCAGAAGACTACGCCGCGAAGACCTGGGGTGTCAGAAAG GATGCTGAGAAAAAGATGAAGGAACAGCAAGACGAGGAAGAACGCAAGAAACAGGAAGAGGAGGATAAGAAGAGGAAAGAGGAAGAGCCACAGGAAGAGGAAcctgaggaggatgatgaggatgatgacgaggaggaaggaaaggaggaagagaaggaagaagacgaagaggaggaagaaacgccCCAGAAGGATGAGCTTTAA